The Actinocorallia herbida DNA window GGGCGGCAGCACCGGCGTGCCCAAGATCATCCTTTCGGGGGCGTCGAGCGCGTTCAACGTGGAGGCGTCCGCCGCCGTCTTCGGGATGCGGTCCCATCAGGTGCAGCTCGTGCCGGGACCGCTGTACCACAACGCGCCGTTCGCCTGGTCGATGCTCGGCTCCCACCTCGGCCAGCACGTGGTGGTGCTGCCGCGGTTCGACGCCGAGGCGGTCCTCGAGGCGGTCCAGCGCCACCGCGTGCAGTGGCTCAGCCTGGTGCCGACGATGATGCACCGCATCGTCCAGCTCGTCGATGAGCGCCCCGGCGCCTACGACCTCGGCTCGCTGGAGCACGTCTTCCACACCGGCGCGCCCTGCCCTCCCTGGCTCAAGCGGCGGTGGATCGACCTGGTCGGCGGCGCCCGGCTGCACGAGGGCTACGGCGGCACCGAGGGCATCGCGATCACCTCGATCGACGGCACCGACTGGCTCGCCCATCCCGGCTCCGTCGGCCGGGTCGCCGCCGGGGAGATGCGCGTCGTCGACGGGGCGGGCCGCCCGCTCCCGGCCGGGGAGATCGGCGAGATCCAGATGCGCCGTCCCGCCGGCACGCCCCCGACCTACCGCTACCTCGGCGCCGAGACCGTCGAGAAGCCGGGCGGCTGGGAGACCATCGGCGACCTCGGGCACTTCGACGAAGAGGGCTATCTGTTCCTGAGCGACCGCCGCCTCGACCTCGTCGTCTCCGGGGGCGCGAACGTGTACCCGGCGGAGGTCGAGGCGGCGATCCTCGAACACCCGCGGGTGCTGACCGCGGCCGTGGTGGGGCTGCCCGACGACGACCTGGGGCAGCGCGTGCACGCCGTCGTCCAGGCCGACGGGGAGCTGTCCGCCGAGGCGCTCGCGGAGTTCGTGGGCGAGCGCCTGGTCCGCTACAAGGTGCCGCGCTCCTTCCGCTTCGTGGACCACCCCCTGCGGGACGAGGCGGGGAAGGTGCGGCGCGCGGAGGTGCGCGAGCGTGAGCTCGCCCTGCTCTCGTCTTGACGTCAATCCGGATCGACCTGGAAGAAGGAGCCCCATGACCGAGTACCGCTACCTGAAGTACGAGACGTTCGACGACGGCAAGGTCGTGCGCATCTCGTTGAACCGGCCGGAGCGCCGCAACGCGCAGAGCCGCGGCCTCCTCGTCGAGCTGGACGAGGCGTTCCTGCGCGCCGAGCGCGACGACGTCGTCCGGGTCGTCATCCTCGCCGGGGAGGGTCCGACGTTCTCCTCGGGCCACGACCTCGGCTCGCGCGAGTACCTTGCGGAGAGCACCCCCGGCCCGTCCCAGCACCCCACCTACGG harbors:
- a CDS encoding AMP-binding protein, which encodes MTDPLPVGDLLTAHAAARPDDPAVTGDGRTVTFARLEARANRLARAYRRLGVAQGDLVSVGLPNGVEFYESCYAIWKLGAVPQPLSYRLPPAELAQVLKLADPSLVIGFDAAVAGGRACLPAGFEPDATLEETPLPSRVSPSWKAPTSGGSTGVPKIILSGASSAFNVEASAAVFGMRSHQVQLVPGPLYHNAPFAWSMLGSHLGQHVVVLPRFDAEAVLEAVQRHRVQWLSLVPTMMHRIVQLVDERPGAYDLGSLEHVFHTGAPCPPWLKRRWIDLVGGARLHEGYGGTEGIAITSIDGTDWLAHPGSVGRVAAGEMRVVDGAGRPLPAGEIGEIQMRRPAGTPPTYRYLGAETVEKPGGWETIGDLGHFDEEGYLFLSDRRLDLVVSGGANVYPAEVEAAILEHPRVLTAAVVGLPDDDLGQRVHAVVQADGELSAEALAEFVGERLVRYKVPRSFRFVDHPLRDEAGKVRRAEVRERELALLSS